The proteins below are encoded in one region of Ascaphus truei isolate aAscTru1 chromosome 10, aAscTru1.hap1, whole genome shotgun sequence:
- the ALG6 gene encoding dolichyl pyrophosphate Man9GlcNAc2 alpha-1,3-glucosyltransferase translates to METRSWAALAALLGLTVRWAVSLNPYSGAGKPPMFGDYEAQRHWQEITFHLPVEQWYSNSSDNNLLYWGLDYPPLTAYHSLLCAHIAHLLNPDWVALNTSRGYESPQHKLFMRSTVLVADLVVYIPAVILYCFCLGEISSQKKMSSLLCTLLYPGLILIDYGHFQYNSVSLGLTVWGVIALSFGWDLLGSMAFCFALNYKQMELYHSLPFFCYLLGKCFKKGIQGKGLVLLLKIGVTVIASFALCWIPFLTEVEQISQVFWRLFPVGRGLFEDKVANVWCSFSTLFKIKDVLSPDNQLKLSFLCTVLSVIPACVKLTMHPSLKGFKFALVNCALSFFLYSFQVHEKSILLVSLPVCLVFTDVPLMSTWFLIVSTFSMLPLLLKDGLLMAYIVTTLAFLLMSWTSMSIYEKTSEESLQLKPFCVFIRRYLSWFRLPENVIRISFLASLAVMTVLTFISVVLAPPTRLPDLFPVLISSVSCIHFLMFLLYFNIVHLWDGVNERIRKKIS, encoded by the exons ATGGAGACCCGCTCATGGGCGGCCTTAGCAGCGCTGCTGGGACTCACCGTGCGCTGGGCCGTCTCCCTCAATCCTTACTCCG GAGCTGGAAAACCACCAATGTTTGGAGACTACGAAGCCCAAAGGCACTGGCAAGAAATTACTTTCCATCTACCAGTCGagcaatg GTATTCCAACTCTAGTGACAACAATCTTCTGTACTGGGGTCTTGATTACCCACCTCTGACCGCATACCACAGTCTCCTCTGTGCTCATAT TGCACACCTACTAAATCCTGATTGGGTTGCCTTGAACACCTCTCGAGGATATGAAAGTCCCCAGCACAAGCTATTCATGCGCTCAACAG TCCTAGTTGCCGATTTGGTAGTTTACATTCCTGCAGTTATCCTGTACTGCTTCTGTCTGGGAGAAATATCTTCCCAAAAAAAA ATGTCGTCTTTGCTCTGCACGTTGCTTTATCCAGGCCTTATCCTAATTGACTATGGTCACTTCCA ATACAACTCGGTAAGCCTGGGCTTGACTGTGTGGGGAGTCATTGCACTCTCATTTGGTTGGGACCTCTTGGGATCAATGGCATTTTGCTTTGCCCTAAACTATAAACAAATGGAGCTGTACCACTCCCTACCATTCTTTTGCTATCTGCTGGGAAAGTGTTTTAAAAAGGGCATTCAAGGCAAGGG GTTGGTTTTATTACTAAAAATCGGCGTTACCGTGATTGCTTCCTTTGCGCTTTGCTGGATTCCTTTTCTGACAGAGGTTGAACAAATCTCTCAAGTCTTCTGGAGACTGTTCCCTGTTGGCCGGGGCCTGTTTGAG gatAAAGTGGCCAATGTTTGGTGCAGCTTCAGCACCCTTTTCAAGATCAAGGATGTTTTGTCACCCGATAATCAATTGAAACTCAG tTTTCTCTGCACAGTCTTAAGTGTGATACCAGCGTGTGTAAAACTAACTATGCACCCATCTCTGAAAGGATTTAAATTTGCTTTA GTGAACTGTGCATTGTCATTCTTCTTATACTCTTTTCAAGTACACGAAAAATCTATTCTTTTGGTTTCATT ACCAGTCTGCTTAGTTTTCACTGATGTTCCATTGATGTCCACGTGGTTTTTAATTGTATCAACATTCAG CATGCTGCCGCTTTTGCTGAAGGATGGCTTGTTAATGGCATACATCGTCACGACACTGGCATTTCTTCTGATGAGCTGGACTTCCATGTCAATATATGAAAAAACCTCGGAAGAGTCTCTACAACTGAAACCATTCTGTGTTTTTATAAGGAGATACCTATCTTGGTTTAGACTTCCCGAAAATGTAATCAGAATATCA TTCCTGGCTTCGTTGGCGGTGATGACTGTTCTGACCTTTATAAGTGTTGTCCTGGCTCCACCCACAAGGCTTCCCGACCTTTTTCCTGTACTAATCTCCAGTGTCTCCTGCATTCATTTCTTGATGTTTTTGTTATACTTTAACATTGTTCATCTCTGGGATGGTGTTAATGAAAGAATCAGAAAAAAGATATCTTaa